In Thermococcus celericrescens, the following proteins share a genomic window:
- the moaA gene encoding GTP 3',8-cyclase MoaA — protein MLYDRFGRPATNLRISLTQDCNFRCFFCHREGQHFNASLELTPSEIERLVRVASRLGIRKVKLTGGEPTVRDDILEIVRRIRPYVVDLSMTTNGSRLKELAKPLAEAGLNRVNVSLHSLKPDVYRRITGVDMLDTVLEGIGEAVKYLSPVKLNMTVMRRLNDGEIWDMVEFAAKTGTILQLIELEAPREMTETRFFRKYFYPLKPVEERLEEMAVETRERRMHRRKKYFIHTDHGVAEVEVVRAMHNTVFCANCTRLRVTSDGKFKTCLLRKDDLIDFATALRNGASDGELVEIFHRVVLMREPYWK, from the coding sequence GTGCTCTACGACCGCTTCGGCAGACCCGCAACCAACCTCAGGATATCCCTCACTCAGGACTGCAACTTCCGCTGCTTCTTCTGCCACCGCGAGGGACAGCACTTCAACGCGAGCCTTGAGCTGACCCCCTCGGAGATAGAGAGGCTCGTCAGGGTGGCGTCGCGCCTTGGAATAAGAAAGGTCAAACTGACCGGAGGGGAGCCCACCGTCAGGGACGATATACTCGAGATAGTGAGGCGCATAAGGCCATACGTGGTTGACCTCTCCATGACCACAAACGGGAGCAGGCTAAAGGAGCTGGCGAAGCCGCTCGCCGAAGCGGGCCTCAACCGCGTCAACGTATCCCTCCACAGTCTAAAGCCCGACGTTTACCGCAGAATCACCGGTGTCGATATGCTCGACACGGTCCTCGAAGGCATAGGGGAGGCGGTGAAGTACCTCAGCCCGGTGAAGCTCAACATGACAGTTATGAGGAGACTGAACGACGGCGAGATATGGGACATGGTGGAGTTCGCCGCGAAGACCGGGACGATACTCCAGCTCATCGAGCTCGAGGCCCCGAGGGAGATGACGGAGACCAGGTTCTTCAGGAAGTACTTCTACCCGCTCAAGCCCGTGGAGGAGCGGCTGGAGGAAATGGCCGTGGAGACCCGCGAGAGGAGGATGCACAGAAGGAAGAAGTACTTCATTCACACCGACCACGGCGTCGCAGAGGTTGAGGTGGTCCGGGCGATGCACAACACGGTATTCTGCGCCAACTGCACGAGGCTCCGCGTCACGTCGGACGGGAAGTTCAAGACGTGCCTGCTGAGGAAGGACGACCTCATCGACTTCGCGACGGCCCTCAGGAACGGCGCAAGCGACGGAGAGCTCGTGGAGATATTCCACCGGGTCGTCCTCATGAGGGAGCCGTACTGGAAATGA